DNA sequence from the Sinomonas terrae genome:
GGGAACCTGCCGCTCTACAGTTCGGACTACGACGCCGACTACCCGCCGGAAGGACGCTCGTTCAAGGAAGCGGTCGAGGACTCGGACGGGATCCTCATCATCTCCCCGGAGTACAACCGCTCGATTCCCGGCGTGCTCAAGAACGCGATCGACTGGGGCTCGCGGCCTTGGGGCACCAACTCCTTCGCGCGCAAGCCCACCGGGATCATCGGAGCCTCACCGGGCAACATCGGGACCGCCGTCATGCAGTCCTCGATGCGCGCCGTGCTGAGCTTCCTCGACGCTCCCCAGCTCAACTCCCCTGAGGCCTACGTCAAGTTCGACCGTGCGGTCTTCGGCGAGGACGGTTCCGTCTCCGACGAACAGACGGAGAGCTTCCTGAGCCACTACATGGAGGAGTACGCCGCGTTCGTCGCGCGGGTCCTCGCCGCCG
Encoded proteins:
- a CDS encoding NADPH-dependent FMN reductase; translated protein: MATYKIGYLIGSLASGSINRTLSKALIRVAPEGFEFTEIPIGNLPLYSSDYDADYPPEGRSFKEAVEDSDGILIISPEYNRSIPGVLKNAIDWGSRPWGTNSFARKPTGIIGASPGNIGTAVMQSSMRAVLSFLDAPQLNSPEAYVKFDRAVFGEDGSVSDEQTESFLSHYMEEYAAFVARVLAADAPGHIGDREPYAHA